Sequence from the Erythrolamprus reginae isolate rEryReg1 chromosome Z, rEryReg1.hap1, whole genome shotgun sequence genome:
GGCCCAGGCAAAGGCTCCACCCTGAAGCAGTGGCTGCCTGGTCTGGAGCCAAAGGTCCAAAGGACCCTATGGGGTGCCCCCCACCCAAATTGCTCCCCTCTTCTCACTAGGCTGCATGACCACCCGTCCTGCAAGAGTCAGGATCAGTCTCGTCCCTGCTAAACACGTCCTCCCTTCTGACCAGTTCCCAAGGGGTCAGGCAGCAGAGTCCTGGGCACCAGACAAGGGGGCGAGAAGGGCTTTGCAGGGCAGCCGGGTCAAaggaggaacccccccccccccccccaatcgtgCACAACCATGGCCAGCTTCAGTGCGGTCCATTGCGGGTTCCTGATATGGTTGGATTCCCTGTTTGTGCCCTGTGACCAtcgttaagtgttggacctcctgattcttgaccaatgtctctttccttttatgtccaccgagagcatctgcaccaagacaaatccattgtgtgtccaatcacacttggccaataaaagaattctattttattctactgtattttctattctccattcattctattctgttctgttcctattctattcctgacaaatgtctcttttcttttacggATACTGAGAGCacctgaagacaaattccttgtgtgtccaattattattattattattattattattattattattattattattatttagatttgcatgccacaagatacaatatgaacaatgcaacaacaaatctaactaattaaaatattacgaactaaaatcccaatttaattAGTCAGCCAATTCCTTCACAACCACTTATCACATTTagtaagtggggggggggggcttgatctaatggccccatgcctggtgacgtaAATGAGTCTTATGACTCTTGCgggaggcgaggagggtgggggtagtgcgaatctttggggggagctgattccagagggctgggccccccacagagaaggcccttccccggggCCCtgccaccaagcgacattgcctggctgatgggacctggagaaggccgactctgtggggcctgaccGGTCGtggggatttgtgcggcaggaggaggtcctgcagttattctggcccgatgccacgcagggctttataggtcatcagcaacgctttgaattgtgtccggaaaccaatgggCAGCCACTGCGGTCTTTGTTGGCCCATATAGAACCCGGCCTGCCTTCTCTCACTTAACGACCTCCTCGCACAGTCATGACAGCAGCCAATCCGCATTCAGGCCCATTGTTAAGTCCAGGCTTAGGCCAcgctggctcttctgtgacttgtggactttgactcccagaattcccgagctgccctgattggctgaggaattccggGAGTCGAAGCCCACAAGTCACAGGAGAGCcagcgtgcccccccccccgtgtgttgGGGCAGGGGAGGCCGAGAGCGGAGGGAGGCTGCACaacccccttctccttcccccagCCTTCTTCCTGGAGGGGGTGCAGCCCATggtccttggggggggggctcctcttccccttctatcCTGGCGGTGCCCCACCctcgcccctccccctcccatcatCCTCTGGATCCACTGGATCCCCTCCGGATTTCCCAGCAAATCTCTTGAAAACATTGGTCAATCAGGgctcggggtggggggggggacattcTGCTGAGTCAGCCCCCCCCCGTCCGAAGCCCCTCGCCCCCCATCACCCAGGCCCCCTCCCTTTGGCATCCTGCCTCCCCCCTTGGCACCCCACTGGGGGCTTTGccctccatgcccgggggaggctctTTGCTGGCGTGGAAGagagcctccctccctccctctctcttccccacctcccacctaggacccccttcctttccctcaccTGCCCCCTTCCAGCATCTCACTTCGCCCCTCTTTGGGGAGAGGGCTTTGGGGgcccttcccctgcccccccacgAACACACAGGCTGGGGAAAGCTGAGTAGACCCCCTCCGGCCTGGGACCCCCACGCACACCAGGCGCCCCCTCCCCACTGGGCTCCTCCGCCCCGCCCCTGGCAGCCCCAAACAAAGAGGGCAGCGCGGGGGGGGCGACATGGGGTGGACGGTGGCCGAGGAGGCGCTGATCCCCCCCTCCTCCGCCCGCCCCCCCTCTCACCTTCCCGAAGGGGCGTCCGCCGCCCACCGACTCTGTTTACAAGCCCTGGGCGCTCCGGGAAGACGCGGCGCTCTCGCGAGAGGCGGCGAGGGGAGGGGCGGCACTCCGACTCGGGCGCGGGGGGTGCTGGGCCCTGTAGTCCCGCCCCGTATTTCCGCACTCCGACGGGCCCCGCCCCTCCACTGGCGGCAGCCCGGACTACGACGCCCACAATCCTCCGCGCGACCCCTCCGCTGCGCGCGCACCCCGGCCCGAGTCACCTTGatcccggcggcggcggcggcggcaggggaGCCGGTATGGCGGGCAGTGCGGGGAAGCCGAAGACGTCGCCCAAGTCGGTCAAGTTCCTCTTCGGCGGCCTGGCCGGGTGAGCGCTCCGGAGGGGGAGGGcacagggggagggggagcagcCCCCCTCCACGCCCGGTGcgaccccccctctctcccccccccccctccgcaggATGGCGGCCACGGTGTTCGTGCAGCCGCTGGACCTGGTGAAGAACCGGATGCAGCTGAGCGGCGAGGGCGCCAAGACGCGCGAGTACAAGACCAGCCTGCACGCCGTCGGGAGCATCGTGCGCCAGGAGGGGCTGCGCGGCATCTACACCGGGTGGGTAGCGGGGGGAGGGGGTCGAAGGGGGGAAGGGAGTcgagggggggagggagtcaaagggggggagggggtcgagggggggagggggtcaaaggggggagggagttaggggAGGGGGTCAAAGGGGGAGGGAGTCGAAGGGGGGAGGGGGTCGAGGGTCTCATGGCTGCTCCCCCCCTGCAGGCTCTCAGCTGGGCTTCTCCGCCAGGCCACCTACACGACCACCCGGCTGGGCATCTACACGGTCCTCTTTGAACGGCTGACGGGCGCTGACGGGACCCCCCCTGGCTTCCTCCTCAAGGCGCTCATCGGCATGACGGCCGGCGCCACCGGGGCCTTTGTGGGCACCCCCGCTGAGGTGGCCCTCATCCGCATGACCGCCGATGGCAGGTGCGTCCAGGGGCTGTGGAGGGGCAGGGGGGAGTATCCGAAGGGGAAGTGGGGGCATCACCTCcccctcactccctctctcttgcaCAGGCTGCCCCCAGAGCAGCGCCGCGGCTACAGCAACGTCTTCAACGCCCTGCTGCGGATCACCCGCGAGGAAGGCATCCCCACGCTCTGGAGGGTAGGAGGGGCTGGGGGACGGGGGCTCCTTGGGGGTCCTGCCCGCCTGCTTCCTCCCCTCCTGTGGAAGCCCCTCCCCCAACTGTCCCGTCCCCCAGGAAGGTGGGCCACGGGGGTCCCGGcactgcctcccctgccccctccctccctctctcctctgccCTAGGGGTGTGTACCCACTATGGCCCGGGCGGTGGTCGTCAACGCAGCCCAGCTGGCCTCCTACTCCCAGTCCAAGCAGTTCCTCATGGACTCAGGTAGGTGGGAGAGGCCTTCGGGGGGGGAGCCCTTTGAGGGGGGGGCTCTGTGGGTTCAGCAGGAacagccccccacccacccctctgcCTCCGCTCCAGGCTACTTCCAAGACAACATCCTGTGCCACTTCTGTGCCAGCATGATTAGTGGGCTGGTGACCACAGCGGCCTCCATGCCCGTGGACATTGCCAAGACCAGGTGGGCCTCTCCAGGGGCGTCTTGCGTGAGTGGGCAGGTCCACCTCATGaagtgggggggtgggaggtgtcccccTCCCCAGAGTAATCGAGCTGCACCCGCTTCTTAAAACTGAGCAATGGGCCCCTGGGAATCCTCCGCTCGCCCCTCCTGACCGGGCAGGGCTGGCTCTGCGTCCCCCCCCTCCGCTTTTCTGCAGGATCCAGAACATGCGGATGATCGACGGGAAGCCCGAGTACCGGAACGGACTGGTGAGTGCGCTCCCACTGGCCCACGCAGCCCCCCAAGTGGGTCTCTGCCTGGGATAGAAGCAGCTGCAGTCCTGCCCTTCAACTGggcgagagaaggagagagaggaagggggtccTCTGGAATTGGACAGCATCATAAATATTgcggaatgaataaataataaataaagaagaggaacacccccccccccccccccccagaaacagCTCTCAAAAGTTTGGATCAAAACCTGGGGAACAAACTCAGACAGAAGGGCAGGCGGCTACTCCTGCCCCAGACGGTGCCAACCATCCCATCCCCCCCCGTCCATTGCCCTCCCATTCCATCTGCAGCCCTGGCCTCTTGGGGACATTCCCCAGCTGGGCGGGCGGTCAGGGCCAGCTGCCTTTCGCCGCAGGGCCCCTGGGTCGGCTTCAGGCACTCCGCCAGAGCCTTGCCAGGCTGGTCTCTCTCTGCtggagaagacctgcacagccTGGATCGAGGCAACATCCAGATAAGCTAGGGGAGGCCATGGGGGGAGGGTGATGCAGCTGCTGTGGGGGAGGGGTCTGCTTGTGCAAGCTGGCCAGGGCAGTGGGGGGGGTGTTGCTGGACTTTAGCAGGCCTTGGGgagaagcaaagtccagaaatgtGGGTGTTTGTTGGGTGTCCAGGCCAGATGTGCCCAGTCACTGCAGGTAATCTGCCCAGCTGGGGTTGGGAGGGGGATTGTTGGGGATTCCAAGCAAGCTCATGACCTGTGTGTGGGgggtcttctcccctctccttcctcctttcaggACGTGCTGGCAAAGGTCGTCCGCCACGAGGGCTTCTTCAGCCTCTGGAAAGGCTTCACTCCCTACTACGCCCGCCTGGGCCCCCACACCGTCCTGACCTTCATCTTCCTGGAGCAGATGAACAAATTCTACGGGAAGCTCTTCCTTGGGACTTGAGCAGTCCGGCCCCCCAGTGCCAGCATTGCCCCCACCTGCCCACCCACTGGGTGATGGCTGATGCAAGACAGCGGACCCCTACTCTTCTCTGCCCTTCTCTCAACATGGACTGACTCCTCCCAGGGCAGCAGGCGGATGCTATTTATTGAGGGAGGGGCTGCGCAGGGACCCTCAGCCCGCTTTTGGGGAGGGGGCCTGCAGGGTAAAGCAGTCGACTCTCTTCGCTTTGTACTGAGTAAACGCAATCATGCTCTGAATTAATTGGCCTCATGAGCCCTTCTGTGGGTTGGGGGGGCGCAAAGGGCTCTTAGGGGCCCCCACCCAGTGTCTCTCAGCCCCATCATAGTGGAGCCCCTGAATTGGGGCAGGGTCCTGCCTCTAGGAGACCCCCTACCTCTTCTGCTTGGGACCAGAGAGGCACAGCTGAGCGCCACCAAGAAGCCGTCCAGCCCTCACCCCTAGAGGCAGTGGGGCAGAGCAGCCGCGCAGGGCCAGCCTTCTCTCCTTCTGACCCGTCTGCGATGGAAGGCGCGCGGAGCCGGGCTGCCGTGTGATGGCCCATGTGGGTGCTGTAATGCGTTCCCCCCGGATCGCCATCCACCCGTCCCAGGTGTGAGGGACAAGCATCACCAGGGGCTCTCCCGCCCCGACTCCCACCCTTCGGGGCACCGGACGTTCTTCGTGACCTCCGTCTCCTCTGCTGCTGCCCCACCACCAATTGAGGCAGCCGGGAGGGGAGCAAAGTGGGAGGGGGAAGATGGAGGCGTGGGGCTCCAGTGGCCTCCTGCTGCACACTCGGGCCCCATGGCTGTGGGGCGGGGAACCTATTGCGAGAGTCCCCCAAACAAGCAAGGAGCCACCCCTAAGTCCTTTGGCCGGAGACACTGTTAGTGGCTGCCTCCCCCCCGGGagggggaagggcaaaaatgaaaggaaattctGGATGGGGGGTGCGGCGGCTGTACTCCCTCGTGGGGCTGGTGCAGAGAAATCCAACAggacggggtgggggtgggagagagaaagaagggctcAAAGCATTTATTCAAAAGGAACAGGTAGTGTCCACGCACTTGTGTGGAAGCTTTGGGGCCACACAGAGCCCTTCGTTGCTGAGCAGGAGATGTTGCTGCTGACCCCCCTGGATGCAGTTGGCGCTGAGAGCGACAGTCCCACgcgcacacccccccccccaaatgggaGGGTGGAGGTGGTTGGGCTTCTTTCCACAACTGTGGAGAAGCCCCTGGCCCT
This genomic interval carries:
- the SLC25A11 gene encoding mitochondrial 2-oxoglutarate/malate carrier protein, which produces MAGSAGKPKTSPKSVKFLFGGLAGMAATVFVQPLDLVKNRMQLSGEGAKTREYKTSLHAVGSIVRQEGLRGIYTGLSAGLLRQATYTTTRLGIYTVLFERLTGADGTPPGFLLKALIGMTAGATGAFVGTPAEVALIRMTADGRLPPEQRRGYSNVFNALLRITREEGIPTLWRGCVPTMARAVVVNAAQLASYSQSKQFLMDSGYFQDNILCHFCASMISGLVTTAASMPVDIAKTRIQNMRMIDGKPEYRNGLDVLAKVVRHEGFFSLWKGFTPYYARLGPHTVLTFIFLEQMNKFYGKLFLGT